The following are from one region of the Hymenobacter radiodurans genome:
- a CDS encoding GlcG/HbpS family heme-binding protein produces the protein MSITLKQAQRALTAAHEAAVAHNVKMNIAIVDSGANLVTFLRMDDAWLGSLDISIKKAKTARFFDMNTGEVGKLSQPGGPLYNIEHSNGGLITFPGGIPIRNNQGAVIGAIGVSGDTVENDHTVAQAGADAVQAVKE, from the coding sequence ATGAGCATTACCCTCAAGCAAGCCCAACGAGCCCTCACCGCCGCCCACGAAGCAGCCGTGGCGCACAACGTGAAAATGAATATTGCCATTGTAGACAGCGGCGCCAACCTCGTGACGTTTCTGCGCATGGATGACGCCTGGCTTGGCTCCCTGGATATCTCCATTAAGAAGGCTAAAACCGCCCGTTTCTTTGATATGAATACCGGCGAAGTTGGTAAGCTTTCCCAGCCCGGCGGCCCGCTTTATAACATTGAGCACTCCAACGGTGGCCTCATTACCTTCCCCGGCGGCATCCCGATCAGGAATAACCAAGGCGCTGTCATCGGGGCTATTGGCGTATCGGGCGACACCGTGGAGAATGACCACACCGTAGCCCAAGCTGGCGCCGACGCGGTGCAGGCCGTGAAGGAGTAA
- the fdhA gene encoding formaldehyde dehydrogenase, glutathione-independent — protein MANNRGVVYLGPGKVEVQSIDFPELKNPKGRNITHGVILKVVSTNICGSDQHMVRGRTTAPAGLVLGHEITGEVIEAGADVEFLKKGDLVSVPFNVACGRCRTCKEMKTGICLTVNEGRAGGAYGYVDMGGWVGGQAEYVMVPYADFNLLKFPNKDQAMEKIRDLTMLSDIFPTGFHGAVKAGVGPGATVYIAGAGPVGLAAAASAQLLGAAVVIVGDMNKARLAHARSFGCETVDLTLDATLTEQITQILGVPEIDCAVDCVGFEASGHGTDSKKEVPAAVLNSLMEITRAGGSIGIPGLYVTEDPGAEDKAAQKGSLSIRFGLGWAKSHSFHTGQTPVMSYNRQLMQAILYDKVQIAKAVNVEIISLDDAPKGYAEFDSGVAKKFVINPHNMIPA, from the coding sequence ATGGCAAACAATCGCGGCGTCGTGTACTTGGGGCCAGGCAAAGTAGAAGTGCAAAGCATCGACTTTCCCGAACTGAAGAACCCCAAAGGACGCAACATCACTCACGGAGTGATTCTGAAAGTAGTGTCAACCAACATTTGCGGCTCCGACCAGCACATGGTGCGCGGCCGGACCACGGCCCCCGCCGGCCTCGTGCTAGGCCACGAAATTACGGGCGAGGTTATCGAAGCCGGGGCTGACGTCGAGTTTCTAAAGAAAGGCGACTTGGTATCGGTGCCCTTCAATGTGGCGTGCGGCCGCTGTCGTACTTGTAAGGAGATGAAAACCGGTATCTGCCTGACCGTAAACGAAGGCCGCGCCGGCGGCGCCTACGGCTACGTGGACATGGGCGGCTGGGTAGGTGGCCAGGCCGAGTACGTGATGGTGCCCTACGCTGATTTTAACCTGCTGAAGTTTCCGAATAAGGATCAGGCCATGGAGAAAATCCGTGACCTGACCATGCTGAGCGATATTTTCCCGACGGGTTTTCACGGTGCTGTGAAGGCAGGCGTCGGTCCGGGCGCTACGGTATATATAGCAGGCGCGGGGCCTGTAGGCTTGGCCGCGGCAGCTTCGGCGCAGCTCTTGGGCGCGGCCGTGGTTATCGTGGGCGACATGAACAAGGCTCGTTTAGCTCACGCCCGTTCTTTTGGTTGCGAAACCGTGGACTTAACGCTTGATGCTACCCTGACCGAGCAAATCACCCAGATTCTGGGCGTGCCGGAGATTGACTGCGCCGTTGATTGCGTGGGCTTCGAGGCCAGCGGCCACGGCACCGACTCGAAGAAGGAAGTGCCCGCCGCTGTTCTTAACTCCCTCATGGAAATCACCCGCGCGGGTGGCTCCATCGGCATTCCGGGCCTGTATGTAACCGAAGACCCCGGCGCCGAAGATAAGGCCGCCCAGAAAGGCAGTCTATCTATTCGCTTCGGCTTGGGCTGGGCCAAAAGCCACTCCTTCCACACCGGCCAAACGCCCGTAATGAGCTACAACCGCCAGCTGATGCAGGCAATTCTCTACGATAAAGTGCAGATTGCCAAAGCCGTGAACGTGGAAATTATCAGCCTCGATGACGCTCCCAAAGGCTACGCTGAGTTTGACAGTGGCGTGGCTAAGAAATTCGTCATCAACCCCCACAACATGATTCCGGCATGA
- a CDS encoding carboxypeptidase-like regulatory domain-containing protein, translating to MSFPSYPHLIASLLFVLVAPSIASAQSAAPSRVTNAAGEPLPYASVGMLGKPNGTVADGNGSFSLAPFASAAASDTVVISCVGYLPQRLTVAQLGNLAEVKLVPQAHTLGEVKVRATDRKRHRIGNEGNSSLTAYNFHLRQDEDPVHKPGREVGTVLRVKANSQLEDANFYIRHNHFRDLRFRLNVRTLDDNDQPTTSLLTRDVQFGVADGATGWQHIDLKPYDVQVGNNQRVIVTLEWLQGRPDSKRDWYLLTIPGPISPLHRSMYRDKSEDRWTTMPANLSLYVTALSPRS from the coding sequence ATGTCCTTTCCCTCTTATCCTCACCTTATTGCGTCCTTATTATTCGTGCTTGTAGCACCTTCTATTGCCTCAGCCCAAAGCGCTGCACCTAGTCGCGTGACCAACGCTGCGGGCGAACCATTACCCTACGCCTCGGTAGGCATGTTAGGTAAGCCTAACGGGACGGTGGCCGATGGCAACGGCTCGTTTTCCCTGGCGCCCTTTGCCTCCGCTGCGGCTTCCGACACAGTTGTCATCTCCTGCGTTGGGTATCTGCCTCAGCGTTTGACCGTGGCTCAGCTTGGCAATTTGGCTGAAGTGAAACTTGTGCCTCAAGCACATACGCTGGGTGAGGTGAAGGTGCGAGCCACTGACCGGAAACGTCACCGCATTGGCAACGAGGGCAACTCCAGTCTGACTGCCTACAATTTTCATCTTCGTCAGGATGAAGACCCGGTGCATAAGCCTGGGCGCGAGGTGGGCACGGTGCTGCGCGTGAAAGCCAATAGCCAACTGGAGGACGCCAATTTTTATATTCGGCACAACCACTTCCGCGACCTGCGCTTTCGGCTCAATGTGCGCACCCTGGACGACAATGACCAACCCACAACTTCTCTGCTTACCCGCGACGTACAGTTTGGCGTAGCCGATGGCGCCACCGGCTGGCAACACATCGACCTGAAACCCTACGATGTGCAGGTGGGCAACAATCAGCGGGTAATCGTAACGCTTGAGTGGTTGCAGGGAAGGCCTGACAGCAAGCGCGACTGGTATTTACTCACCATTCCTGGCCCTATTTCACCCTTGCATCGGAGCATGTACCGGGATAAGTCGGAGGACCGCTGGACCACCATGCCCGCCAACCTGAGCTTGTATGTAACGGCCCTGAGTCCGCGAAGCTGA
- a CDS encoding Uma2 family endonuclease has translation MSDDEFFDFCQQHPNLRIERTANHEIIIMSPTGSRSGKRNARLIFQLGKWCEQHQNLGEYFDSNTGFTLPDGSVLSPDASWVSAGKWNALTVEQQDKFAPVCPEFVVELKSATDSTKTLQAKMLDWLRNGAQLAWLIVPEDETAYIYRPGQSEPDVVQGFENELSGEAVLPGLLLRLAELR, from the coding sequence ATGAGCGATGATGAGTTCTTCGACTTCTGCCAGCAGCATCCCAACCTGCGCATCGAGCGCACGGCCAATCATGAAATCATCATTATGTCGCCTACTGGCAGCCGCTCCGGCAAACGCAACGCCCGCCTCATTTTTCAACTTGGCAAATGGTGTGAGCAGCACCAAAATCTAGGTGAATACTTCGATTCCAACACCGGCTTCACTCTCCCCGATGGCTCTGTGCTGTCGCCGGATGCGTCCTGGGTTTCAGCCGGCAAATGGAACGCTCTGACTGTGGAGCAGCAAGATAAGTTTGCGCCAGTCTGCCCGGAGTTTGTGGTCGAATTGAAGTCAGCTACAGACTCGACGAAAACACTGCAAGCCAAGATGCTGGACTGGCTGCGCAATGGCGCGCAACTGGCGTGGCTCATCGTGCCCGAAGACGAAACTGCCTACATCTACCGTCCCGGCCAATCGGAGCCGGACGTCGTGCAAGGCTTTGAGAACGAACTTTCCGGTGAAGCGGTTCTGCCGGGACTTCTACTGCGACTAGCGGAACTGCGGTAA
- a CDS encoding SMI1/KNR4 family protein has protein sequence MDEPNSAPTPEVVTRVLETLDFKLPDWYINELSKTHDLVFDFEDGKYLKLWPIAEVLELNRAYNADEFYPNFFLIGTDGGGEACAIEKQSESVYFIPYIGCLPDDAIYVGKSLEDLIEYLQVPW, from the coding sequence ATGGATGAACCAAATTCGGCTCCTACACCTGAAGTTGTTACTCGCGTACTGGAAACACTAGACTTTAAATTACCAGATTGGTATATAAACGAGCTTTCAAAGACTCATGATCTTGTCTTCGATTTTGAAGATGGAAAGTATTTAAAATTGTGGCCAATCGCTGAGGTACTTGAACTGAATCGGGCTTACAATGCCGATGAATTCTATCCAAACTTTTTTCTGATAGGAACTGATGGAGGTGGCGAAGCTTGTGCAATCGAAAAGCAAAGTGAAAGCGTTTACTTTATTCCTTATATCGGTTGTCTTCCTGATGATGCTATCTATGTAGGAAAGTCGCTTGAGGATCTGATTGAATACTTACAAGTGCCTTGGTAA
- a CDS encoding methylmalonyl-CoA mutase family protein: MQVAPVAPYKPQHHIRIVTAAALFDGHDAAINVMRRIIQSSGAEVIHLGHNRSVQEIVDCAIQEDAQAIAITSYQGGHNEYFKYMHDLLKERGAGHVRIFGGGGGVILPSEIAELQAYGIERLYSPDDGRAMGLQGMINDLLQRCDFPTGQNLNGEVSHVKEKDARSIGRLISAAENFPEEFERVKSQLVAEFQQQEKAPHSGNGATQQAATGDTDVATRTAPILGITGTGGAGKSSLVDELVRRFLMDFPEKTIAIISVDPSKRKTGGALLGDRIRMNSINSPRVYMRSLATRQSNLALSKYVQDAVDVVRAANYDLIILETSGIGQSDTEIIEHSDASLYVMTPEYGAATQLEKIDMLDFADVIALNKFDKRGALDALRDVRKQYQRNHGLWDQPLDSLPVFGTIASQFNDPGMNRLYRAVLSMLEKKTGATFASQLETTTEDSEKIYIIPPHRTRYLSEIAETNRNYDIWVQKQAEVAQQLYGLDQSLNAVRSLQSGGSGAGSGSSSNGTDPGSLVAGLESTFQEIKLRLDGQNWKILETWPQKVAAYKAPEFVFKVRDKEIRILTHTQSLSGQQIPKVSMPRFTAWGDLLRWQLQENVPGEFPYTAGVFPFKREGEDPTRMFAGEGGPERTNRRFHYVSMGLPAKRLSTAFDSVTLYGEDPDHRPDIYGKIGNAGVSICCLDDAKKLYSGFNLANPSTSVSMTINGPAAHLAAFFMNAAIDQQCELYIKEHGLEQEVEAKINQIYQDKGVVRPSYQGELPAGNDGLGLMLLGVTGDQVLPPDVYATIKARTLSQVRGTVQADILKEDQAQNTCIFSTEFALRLMGDVQEYFIKEKVRNFYSVSISGYHIAEAGANPITQLALTLSNGFTFVEYYVSRGMDVNDFAPNLSFFFSNGIDPEYAVIGRVARRIWAKAMKLKYNANARSQMLKYHIQTSGRSLHAQEIDFNDIRTTLQALYAIYDNCNSLHTNAYDEAITTPTEESVRRAMAIQLIINRELGLAKNENPLQGSFIIEELTDLVEEAVLLEFDRITERGGVLGAMETMYQRGKIQEESLHYEMLKHTGEYPIIGVNTFLSSKGSPTVLPAEVIRATEEEKQYQITMLNNLHARNEGTTEQRLKQLQQVAVQNGNLFEELMETVKFCSLGQITNALFEVGGQYRRNM; encoded by the coding sequence ATGCAAGTTGCTCCCGTAGCTCCCTATAAACCCCAGCATCATATCCGCATTGTGACGGCGGCGGCCCTGTTCGACGGCCACGACGCGGCCATCAACGTTATGCGCCGCATCATTCAGAGCAGCGGCGCCGAAGTTATTCACCTGGGCCACAACCGCTCGGTGCAGGAAATCGTGGACTGCGCCATTCAGGAAGATGCTCAGGCTATTGCCATTACCTCCTACCAAGGCGGGCACAACGAGTACTTTAAGTACATGCACGACCTGCTGAAGGAGCGCGGCGCGGGCCACGTGCGCATCTTCGGTGGCGGTGGCGGCGTGATTCTGCCCAGCGAAATTGCCGAGCTGCAAGCCTACGGAATCGAGCGCCTCTACTCGCCCGACGACGGCCGCGCTATGGGTTTGCAAGGCATGATCAATGACCTGTTGCAGCGCTGCGACTTCCCCACCGGCCAGAACCTGAACGGTGAGGTGAGCCACGTAAAAGAGAAAGACGCTCGCAGCATCGGCCGCCTGATTTCGGCTGCTGAAAACTTCCCCGAGGAGTTCGAGCGCGTGAAGAGCCAGCTCGTGGCGGAGTTTCAGCAGCAGGAAAAAGCCCCCCACAGCGGTAACGGCGCCACGCAGCAAGCTGCCACTGGCGACACAGACGTAGCCACGCGCACCGCTCCTATTCTGGGCATTACAGGTACGGGCGGCGCGGGCAAATCCAGCTTAGTAGATGAGTTGGTGCGGCGCTTTTTAATGGACTTCCCCGAGAAGACCATTGCCATTATTTCCGTGGACCCCAGCAAGCGCAAAACTGGCGGGGCCCTGCTCGGCGACCGGATTCGGATGAACTCCATCAACTCGCCGCGGGTGTACATGCGCAGCCTGGCCACGCGCCAGAGCAACCTGGCCCTGAGCAAGTACGTGCAGGACGCCGTGGACGTGGTACGGGCCGCCAACTACGACCTTATCATCCTCGAAACCAGCGGCATCGGCCAGTCCGACACTGAAATCATCGAGCACTCCGACGCCAGCCTCTATGTAATGACGCCAGAGTACGGCGCGGCCACCCAGCTCGAGAAGATCGACATGCTGGACTTCGCCGACGTTATTGCCCTCAACAAGTTCGACAAGCGCGGCGCCCTCGATGCTCTGCGCGACGTGCGCAAGCAGTACCAGCGCAACCACGGCCTCTGGGACCAACCTTTGGATTCGCTGCCCGTGTTTGGCACCATCGCTTCTCAGTTTAACGACCCCGGCATGAACCGCCTGTACCGGGCCGTCCTGAGTATGTTGGAGAAAAAGACGGGGGCCACTTTTGCCTCCCAGCTCGAAACCACCACGGAGGACTCGGAGAAGATCTACATCATTCCGCCCCACCGCACGCGTTACTTATCTGAAATCGCTGAAACCAACCGCAATTATGATATTTGGGTACAGAAGCAAGCCGAAGTGGCCCAGCAGCTTTACGGCCTCGACCAAAGCCTCAACGCCGTTAGAAGCCTCCAGTCCGGCGGATCTGGTGCCGGCAGCGGGAGCAGCAGCAACGGAACCGACCCCGGATCACTCGTGGCCGGCTTGGAGAGCACATTCCAGGAAATCAAGCTCCGGCTCGATGGTCAGAACTGGAAAATCCTGGAGACCTGGCCGCAGAAGGTAGCCGCCTACAAAGCCCCCGAGTTCGTCTTTAAGGTGCGCGACAAGGAAATCCGCATCCTGACGCACACCCAAAGCCTGTCGGGACAGCAAATTCCAAAAGTGAGCATGCCCCGCTTCACGGCCTGGGGCGACTTGCTGCGCTGGCAGCTCCAGGAAAACGTGCCCGGCGAGTTTCCGTACACGGCCGGCGTGTTTCCGTTTAAGCGCGAAGGCGAAGACCCCACCCGGATGTTTGCGGGCGAAGGTGGCCCCGAGCGCACCAACCGCCGCTTCCACTACGTGAGCATGGGCTTGCCCGCCAAGCGCCTGAGCACGGCCTTCGACTCGGTGACGCTCTACGGCGAAGACCCCGACCACCGACCCGACATTTACGGCAAAATCGGTAACGCTGGGGTGAGCATCTGCTGCCTCGACGACGCCAAGAAGCTCTACTCCGGCTTCAACCTAGCCAACCCGAGCACATCGGTGTCCATGACCATCAATGGTCCGGCCGCGCACTTGGCCGCCTTCTTCATGAATGCCGCCATCGACCAGCAGTGCGAGCTCTATATAAAGGAGCACGGGCTGGAGCAGGAAGTAGAAGCCAAGATCAACCAGATTTATCAGGACAAAGGCGTGGTGCGCCCCAGCTACCAGGGCGAGCTGCCCGCCGGCAACGACGGCCTCGGTCTGATGCTGCTCGGCGTGACCGGCGACCAGGTTTTGCCCCCCGATGTGTACGCCACCATCAAAGCCCGCACGCTGAGCCAGGTGCGCGGCACCGTGCAGGCCGATATTCTGAAAGAAGATCAGGCCCAGAACACCTGCATCTTCAGCACCGAGTTTGCCCTTCGCCTCATGGGCGACGTGCAGGAGTACTTTATTAAGGAGAAGGTCCGCAACTTCTACTCGGTCAGTATTTCGGGCTACCACATTGCTGAGGCCGGCGCCAACCCCATCACCCAGTTGGCCCTCACCCTAAGCAATGGCTTCACCTTCGTGGAGTACTACGTGAGCCGCGGCATGGACGTGAACGACTTCGCGCCCAACCTGAGCTTCTTCTTCTCCAACGGCATCGACCCCGAGTACGCGGTTATTGGCCGCGTGGCACGCCGCATCTGGGCCAAGGCTATGAAGCTGAAGTACAACGCCAACGCCCGGAGCCAGATGTTGAAGTACCACATCCAGACGTCGGGCCGCAGCCTGCACGCCCAGGAAATCGACTTCAACGACATCCGCACCACGTTGCAGGCCCTCTACGCCATCTACGACAACTGCAACTCCCTGCACACCAACGCCTACGATGAGGCCATCACCACGCCCACCGAGGAATCGGTGCGCCGGGCCATGGCTATTCAGCTTATCATCAACCGGGAGTTGGGTTTAGCCAAAAACGAGAACCCGCTGCAAGGCTCCTTCATTATCGAGGAGCTAACCGACCTGGTAGAAGAAGCGGTGTTGCTGGAGTTTGACCGCATCACGGAGCGCGGCGGCGTGCTGGGCGCCATGGAAACCATGTACCAGCGCGGCAAGATTCAGGAGGAAAGCCTGCACTACGAGATGCTCAAGCACACGGGCGAGTACCCCATCATCGGCGTGAACACTTTTCTCTCCTCCAAAGGCTCGCCTACGGTGCTGCCCGCCGAGGTTATCCGCGCCACGGAAGAGGAAAAGCAGTATCAAATCACGATGCTCAACAACCTCCACGCCCGCAACGAAGGCACCACGGAGCAGCGCCTGAAGCAGCTTCAGCAAGTAGCCGTGCAGAATGGCAACCTGTTCGAGGAGCTAATGGAAACGGTGAAATTCTGCTCGCTGGGGCAGATTACGAATGCATTGTTCGAGGTTGGGGGGCAATATCGACGGAATATGTAA
- a CDS encoding DUF1493 family protein has protein sequence METIQVSFTELRRTTQRVITFMQVEYWLEADSGLRTAIEDDLGITGLDAEELLKAFSKQFDTDLTDLNFDQYFASEGMEINSLKGVLLAPIAIAFCALLLVWFFVQCLLSLLALPFDKQEARKVFEFSLIGKWGLYSRRRWPNTHPETTFNIGDLVASAAAGHFVKRERVRFVLV, from the coding sequence ATGGAGACAATACAGGTTTCTTTTACTGAATTACGCAGAACCACTCAACGAGTAATAACCTTTATGCAGGTTGAGTACTGGTTAGAAGCTGATAGTGGTCTAAGAACTGCTATTGAGGATGATTTGGGAATTACAGGTCTAGATGCCGAAGAATTACTAAAAGCATTTTCAAAACAATTTGATACAGACCTCACTGATTTAAACTTCGATCAATACTTTGCATCCGAAGGGATGGAGATTAATAGCCTTAAAGGCGTTTTACTAGCACCGATAGCTATAGCGTTCTGTGCGCTACTTCTGGTCTGGTTTTTTGTGCAATGCCTATTAAGTCTACTAGCACTGCCTTTTGATAAGCAAGAGGCAAGAAAGGTGTTTGAGTTTAGTTTAATAGGTAAATGGGGGCTTTACAGCCGACGTCGGTGGCCTAATACGCATCCAGAGACAACATTTAATATTGGTGATTTAGTAGCATCTGCCGCTGCTGGGCACTTTGTGAAGCGGGAGCGGGTACGCTTTGTCTTAGTATAA
- a CDS encoding REP-associated tyrosine transposase — MSEKYKIQDSQKLYFVSFATVSWIDVFTRRLYNDIFVDSLRYCQQHKGLELYAWCLMTNHAHLIISSAHDNLSAILRDLKRHTSKSILKAIQENDQESRREWMLWMFGRAGQRNAHNEQYQFWQQDNHPIELHSYQLQRQRLDYLHRNPVVAGFVDVPEDFLYSSARSYADRPGLLDVLFIG, encoded by the coding sequence ATGAGTGAGAAGTATAAGATTCAGGATTCGCAGAAGCTCTACTTTGTCTCCTTCGCTACTGTTAGCTGGATTGATGTTTTTACGCGGCGGCTTTACAACGACATCTTCGTGGATAGTCTGCGCTATTGCCAGCAGCACAAAGGGCTGGAGCTTTACGCGTGGTGCCTGATGACTAATCACGCCCACCTGATTATCAGCAGCGCCCACGATAACCTGTCGGCTATTCTTCGTGATTTGAAGCGCCATACTTCCAAGAGTATTCTGAAAGCCATTCAGGAAAACGACCAGGAAAGTCGCCGCGAGTGGATGCTGTGGATGTTTGGCCGGGCTGGGCAGCGCAATGCCCACAATGAGCAGTACCAGTTTTGGCAACAAGACAATCACCCTATCGAGCTACACTCCTATCAGCTCCAACGCCAGCGCCTCGACTACTTGCACCGCAACCCAGTTGTAGCCGGTTTTGTAGACGTGCCGGAAGATTTTCTCTACAGCAGCGCCCGCAGTTATGCCGACCGGCCCGGCTTGCTGGATGTGTTGTTTATTGGTTAA
- a CDS encoding MFS transporter encodes MPRILPVIVLAQFLCTSLWFAGNAIAADLAATLQQPPTFVALLTSAVQLGFISGTLVFALLAIADRFSPSRVFFFSALAAALCNLGINLPGVEAGSLLAFRFLTGFFLAGIYPVGMKIAADYAQAGWVNGWDSW; translated from the coding sequence ATGCCCCGAATTCTACCCGTCATTGTGCTGGCCCAGTTCTTATGCACCTCACTCTGGTTTGCGGGCAATGCCATAGCGGCGGATTTGGCGGCCACCTTGCAGCAGCCTCCCACCTTTGTAGCCCTTCTGACGAGTGCTGTCCAGCTAGGATTTATTTCCGGCACGCTGGTATTTGCCTTGCTTGCCATTGCCGACCGCTTTTCACCGTCGCGGGTGTTCTTCTTCAGCGCTTTGGCGGCCGCGCTGTGCAACCTGGGCATTAACCTCCCCGGTGTGGAAGCCGGCAGTTTGCTCGCCTTCCGCTTTTTGACCGGCTTTTTCCTGGCGGGCATTTACCCGGTGGGGATGAAAATAGCCGCCGATTACGCGCAGGCGGGTTGGGTAAATGGCTGGGATTCTTGGTAG
- a CDS encoding alpha/beta fold hydrolase — MRVSFLIRSFAGLLVLLLSGTTSFGQSSPPDPYAKAHKIIADRDSIVAPNGVQESYAVPVGGVQQWVYVRGQDKRNPIILFVHGGPASPMAPVAWMFQRPLEEYFTIVQYDQRASGKTYATNDTTGLGRTIRVEQYVQDAIALAEIIRKKYGQQKLILMGHSWGTIVSMHAALKRPDLFYAYVGIGQVINSQDNERLSFEYALREATKQKNEVALRELRSIAPYPGNQPITRERIIIARKWPQYYGACRRTGPILCTTSTPRSFLQLTHQLRLRPLIKAAYLR; from the coding sequence ATGAGAGTTTCTTTCCTTATCCGAAGCTTCGCGGGTCTGCTGGTACTGCTGCTTAGCGGAACTACCTCTTTCGGCCAGAGCAGCCCACCCGACCCGTATGCCAAAGCCCACAAGATCATAGCCGACCGGGACTCGATTGTGGCGCCAAACGGGGTGCAGGAGTCGTACGCGGTGCCGGTAGGTGGCGTGCAGCAGTGGGTATACGTGCGGGGGCAGGATAAGCGCAACCCCATCATCCTGTTTGTCCACGGCGGGCCGGCCTCGCCCATGGCCCCGGTGGCGTGGATGTTTCAGCGGCCGTTAGAGGAATATTTCACCATTGTGCAATACGACCAGCGTGCCTCGGGCAAGACTTACGCCACCAACGACACCACCGGCCTTGGCCGCACCATTCGCGTGGAGCAGTACGTGCAGGATGCAATTGCGCTAGCCGAAATTATCCGCAAAAAATACGGTCAGCAGAAGCTCATTCTGATGGGCCACAGCTGGGGCACTATCGTGAGCATGCACGCCGCCCTCAAGCGCCCCGATCTGTTTTACGCCTACGTGGGTATCGGGCAGGTTATCAACTCCCAGGACAACGAGCGGCTGAGTTTTGAGTACGCTCTGCGCGAGGCTACAAAGCAGAAAAACGAAGTGGCCTTGCGGGAGTTGCGCTCTATTGCCCCCTACCCTGGCAACCAGCCCATCACCCGGGAGCGAATTATTATTGCCCGCAAATGGCCACAGTACTACGGGGCTTGTCGGCGTACCGGGCCAATTCTGTGTACTACTTCAACGCCCCGCTCCTTTCTCCAGCTTACACACCAGTTGAGGTTGAGGCCATTGATAAAGGCAGCCTATTTACGCTAA